In Halorussus limi, a genomic segment contains:
- a CDS encoding DUF7124 domain-containing protein — protein sequence MNGSGEMTLAFELSALEELAEPGAVFDDARRWSKYVGVVSDKPTYVVTNFTRKNRIRQDFFSGPKGKGESLESVREQFDTDRHVFVGTTDDDRTLAEDHEWEFLDVTEAAEAAEWQLAEEVEEEDESSEEDQRDDWP from the coding sequence ATGAACGGAAGCGGCGAGATGACCCTCGCCTTCGAACTCTCGGCGCTGGAGGAGTTGGCGGAACCCGGCGCGGTGTTCGACGACGCTCGCAGGTGGAGCAAGTACGTCGGCGTGGTCTCGGACAAGCCCACCTACGTCGTGACCAACTTCACCCGGAAGAACCGCATCCGACAGGACTTCTTCTCCGGCCCGAAGGGGAAAGGCGAGAGCCTCGAAAGCGTCCGCGAGCAGTTCGACACCGACCGTCACGTCTTCGTGGGCACGACCGACGACGACCGTACCCTCGCCGAGGACCACGAGTGGGAGTTCCTCGACGTGACCGAGGCCGCCGAGGCCGCCGAGTGGCAACTGGCCGAGGAAGTCGAAGAGGAAGACGAGTCGAGCGAGGAAGACCAGCGCGACGACTGGCCCTGA
- a CDS encoding DUF6149 family protein, giving the protein MKINQNVRHFASRKALELPVVSDLVKSKLVDLHTRIFLEKADETHRDDREERLDAFFDATMDTYLAALQQGAPEAEAREITHIQANFDFYNHGWTEMMEFPSDELDDHYDRYREFFERHGIAIEDPLGEFAPAGGIPDAPSTPEKLDEPEHPYAEGGFADDVYVEDEEGNVHVGGQDEPADVSVTDAPGVSDEDAEA; this is encoded by the coding sequence ATGAAGATAAACCAGAACGTCCGCCACTTCGCTTCGCGGAAGGCGCTGGAACTCCCGGTCGTCTCCGACCTCGTGAAGTCGAAGCTCGTGGACCTCCACACGCGCATCTTCCTCGAGAAGGCCGACGAGACCCACCGCGACGACCGCGAGGAGCGCCTCGACGCCTTCTTCGACGCGACGATGGACACCTACCTCGCGGCGCTCCAGCAGGGCGCGCCCGAGGCCGAGGCCCGCGAAATCACCCACATTCAGGCCAACTTCGACTTCTACAACCACGGCTGGACCGAGATGATGGAGTTCCCGAGCGACGAACTCGACGACCACTACGACCGCTACCGGGAGTTCTTCGAGCGCCACGGCATCGCCATCGAAGACCCGCTCGGAGAGTTCGCGCCGGCGGGCGGCATCCCGGACGCGCCCTCGACGCCCGAGAAGTTGGATGAACCCGAACACCCCTACGCCGAGGGCGGGTTCGCCGACGACGTGTACGTCGAAGACGAGGAGGGCAACGTCCACGTCGGCGGTCAGGACGAACCCGCGGACGTGAGCGTGACGGACGCGCCCGGCGTCAGTGACGAGGACGCCGAAGCGTAG
- a CDS encoding bacterio-opsin activator domain-containing protein, whose product MGVVTAFEIEVPASTLALAETFERAPDATVQLEQTVGGPDGRDTVSAWISGVEDDRPADLLREDSTVTEVHRLGGDGDAELLELRFEEPICRFADTIFERGGTILRATAEDGVWRMQLRFADSDDVAEAFDDEFTSEFDATITRLYGSNDAPTVDTGLTDKQRRALDAAFDMGYYEIPRAVDLRRVGERLGISRQAVSERLRRGHELLVADLFGERSE is encoded by the coding sequence ATGGGGGTAGTCACCGCATTCGAAATCGAGGTTCCGGCGTCGACGCTCGCGCTGGCCGAGACCTTCGAGCGCGCGCCGGACGCCACGGTCCAGTTGGAGCAGACGGTCGGCGGCCCCGACGGACGCGACACCGTGTCCGCGTGGATTTCGGGGGTCGAGGACGACCGTCCCGCCGACCTGCTCCGGGAGGACTCGACCGTCACGGAGGTCCACCGACTCGGCGGGGACGGCGACGCCGAACTCCTCGAACTCCGGTTCGAGGAGCCCATCTGCCGGTTCGCCGACACGATATTCGAGCGCGGCGGCACGATACTCCGCGCGACCGCCGAAGACGGCGTCTGGCGCATGCAGTTGCGGTTCGCGGACAGCGACGACGTGGCCGAGGCGTTCGACGACGAGTTCACCAGCGAGTTCGACGCGACGATTACGCGCCTGTACGGGTCGAACGACGCCCCGACGGTGGACACCGGATTGACCGACAAACAGCGACGGGCGCTCGACGCCGCGTTCGACATGGGCTACTACGAGATTCCGCGAGCGGTGGACCTCCGGCGCGTCGGCGAGCGCCTCGGCATCTCTCGGCAGGCGGTCTCCGAGCGACTCCGCCGGGGTCACGAACTGCTGGTCGCGGACCTGTTCGGCGAGCGGAGCGAGTGA
- a CDS encoding Lrp/AsnC ligand binding domain-containing protein: protein MVRAYTAIITGTGASEDVVGEIRDLSGVTEAHIVAGDFDVIAEIEAETVRDLQKIVTAGIHEVESVGTTRTYIQMD, encoded by the coding sequence ATGGTTCGCGCGTACACCGCCATCATCACGGGGACGGGAGCGTCGGAGGACGTGGTCGGGGAAATTCGGGACCTGTCGGGCGTCACGGAGGCCCACATCGTCGCCGGGGACTTCGACGTCATCGCCGAAATCGAGGCCGAGACGGTTCGGGACTTGCAGAAGATAGTCACCGCGGGGATACACGAAGTCGAGAGCGTGGGGACGACCCGGACGTACATCCAGATGGACTGA
- a CDS encoding DUF5815 family protein encodes MAEPRVPGGRGAEIDLPCGESVHVHDLDMGMREYECDCGSTHAVVTDVHPPSRFVPEFLVNVLRATIDTDDDLGEFGTAHIMGVVLEEFPDEVASENVEEDQDVGYALVWVTDFDSRQLHEIVVELLVELMEHAVSHAEDDDAMAQFEDDMLDFDIEEFVEQYRRERDFSGPHDQAV; translated from the coding sequence ATGGCAGAACCGCGCGTTCCGGGCGGTCGGGGTGCCGAAATCGACCTCCCGTGCGGCGAGTCGGTCCACGTCCACGACCTCGACATGGGCATGCGCGAGTACGAGTGCGACTGCGGGAGTACCCACGCCGTCGTGACCGACGTGCATCCGCCCTCCCGGTTCGTCCCGGAGTTCCTCGTGAACGTCCTCCGGGCGACCATCGACACCGACGACGACCTCGGCGAGTTCGGCACCGCCCACATCATGGGCGTCGTGCTGGAGGAGTTCCCCGACGAAGTCGCCAGCGAGAACGTCGAAGAGGACCAAGACGTGGGCTACGCACTGGTCTGGGTGACCGACTTCGACTCGCGGCAACTCCACGAAATCGTGGTCGAACTCCTCGTGGAACTGATGGAACACGCCGTCAGCCACGCAGAGGACGACGACGCGATGGCCCAGTTCGAGGACGACATGCTCGATTTCGACATCGAGGAGTTCGTCGAGCAGTACCGCCGCGAACGGGACTTCTCCGGGCCCCACGACCAAGCGGTGTAG
- a CDS encoding TrkH family potassium uptake protein: protein MNLRVDWRASTSLVGTVVKWLAVAMAFPFALAVFYGDGVTTFAASMALAVGVGWGLERLDDDPDLGAREGFLMVALTWLAVSIIGAAPYVIAGEGTVGQPVNALFESMSGFTTTGATVMGNIGFEKHSRALMMWRQQTQWLGGMGIVVLAVAILPELTVGGAQLMDAEAPGPGITKLTPRIAETARALWKLYIAITALEVVLLFGLHLSGVAPNMTPYQAVAHGLTTMPTGGFSPAARSIEYFSAAVQWLIIPFMVAAGTNFALFWHAFNGEIEAFGEDNEFRFYVGVLAVFSAIVAVLLFTGEGMAETPTIGPLAGNLEKSVRHAVFQVVSLVTTTGYASMDFNTWGSPAQYVLFVILFVGGSAGSTGGAVKIVRWLVILRSVKRELFTTVHPEAVRPVRLGGRALDERAVRGIYAFTLLYLLIFFAATMLVYFDAARVGLDLVALDAMSAVAATLGNVGPGFGIVGPMNSYIPFPSTTKLFMVFLMWIGRLEILPVLVLLTPAYWRS from the coding sequence ATGAACCTGCGCGTCGATTGGCGGGCGAGTACCAGCCTCGTCGGCACCGTCGTCAAGTGGCTGGCGGTGGCGATGGCGTTCCCGTTCGCGCTGGCGGTCTTCTACGGCGACGGCGTGACGACGTTCGCCGCGTCGATGGCGCTGGCGGTCGGGGTCGGTTGGGGTCTCGAACGGTTGGACGACGACCCCGACCTCGGGGCCCGCGAGGGGTTCCTGATGGTCGCGCTGACGTGGCTCGCGGTGTCGATAATCGGGGCCGCGCCCTACGTCATCGCGGGCGAGGGAACGGTCGGCCAACCGGTCAACGCCCTGTTCGAGTCGATGAGCGGCTTCACGACCACGGGAGCGACCGTCATGGGGAACATCGGCTTCGAGAAGCACTCGCGGGCGCTAATGATGTGGCGCCAGCAGACCCAGTGGCTCGGCGGCATGGGTATCGTCGTGCTGGCGGTCGCCATCCTGCCGGAACTCACGGTCGGCGGCGCGCAACTGATGGACGCCGAGGCTCCCGGGCCGGGCATCACGAAGCTCACGCCCCGCATCGCCGAGACCGCCCGGGCGCTCTGGAAGCTGTACATCGCCATCACCGCGCTCGAAGTCGTCCTGCTGTTCGGTCTCCACCTCTCGGGGGTCGCACCGAACATGACCCCGTACCAGGCGGTCGCCCACGGACTGACGACGATGCCGACCGGCGGGTTCTCCCCGGCCGCCCGGAGCATCGAATACTTCTCGGCGGCCGTCCAGTGGCTCATCATCCCGTTCATGGTCGCGGCGGGCACCAACTTCGCGCTGTTCTGGCACGCGTTCAACGGCGAAATCGAGGCGTTCGGCGAGGACAACGAGTTCCGGTTCTACGTCGGCGTGCTGGCGGTCTTCTCCGCGATAGTCGCAGTTCTGCTGTTCACCGGCGAAGGGATGGCCGAGACGCCGACTATCGGCCCGCTCGCCGGCAATCTGGAGAAGTCGGTCCGCCACGCGGTGTTTCAGGTCGTCTCGCTCGTCACCACGACGGGGTACGCCAGCATGGACTTCAACACGTGGGGAAGTCCGGCCCAGTACGTGCTGTTCGTCATCCTGTTCGTCGGCGGGTCGGCGGGGTCGACCGGCGGGGCGGTCAAAATCGTGCGCTGGCTGGTCATCCTCCGGTCGGTCAAGCGCGAACTGTTCACCACGGTCCACCCCGAGGCGGTCCGGCCGGTCCGACTCGGCGGCCGGGCGCTTGACGAGCGCGCGGTCCGGGGCATCTACGCGTTCACCCTGCTGTACCTGCTCATCTTCTTCGCCGCCACGATGCTGGTCTACTTCGACGCGGCCCGCGTCGGACTCGACTTAGTCGCGCTCGACGCGATGAGCGCGGTCGCGGCGACCCTCGGCAACGTCGGACCGGGGTTCGGAATCGTCGGTCCGATGAACAGCTACATCCCGTTCCCGTCGACGACGAAGCTATTCATGGTGTTCCTGATGTGGATCGGGCGACTCGAAATCCTGCCGGTGCTGGTCCTGCTGACCCCGGCGTACTGGCGGTCCTGA
- the trkA gene encoding Trk system potassium transporter TrkA, giving the protein MHVIIIGAGEVGSSIAASLADAHEVVVVDVDGERVDALTYSLDVLAIEGDGTSLATLREAGVERADMIIASTNDDETNLVACGTAKTVDDPFTIARVKNVDYLETWQHAENRQAFGVDFMVCTNLLTAEDIVRVIGLPAARDVDPFAGGRVQMAEFEVGTESPLADQTVREADRFDSLTFAALIRNGDVEIPGGETVIRADDKVVVIGSPGSVQAFAREIAPGETPSRNEDLVIIGGSEIGYHTARLLEERGLHPRLVEQDPERARTLAEELPDTVVMENDPTDAEFLAREHVDEADAVVAALDSDERNLLVSVLAKQLGARRTVAVVESGEYVDVFETVGVDVGVNPREVTAEEITRFTRELHTENVALIENDRAEVLEVEVDADSILVGRPISEAVADLPEEFVVGAITRDEEFVVPRGDTVIEPGDHVVAFVGRDALEVVSERL; this is encoded by the coding sequence ATGCACGTCATCATCATCGGCGCGGGTGAGGTCGGTTCCTCCATCGCGGCGAGTCTGGCGGACGCTCACGAGGTCGTCGTCGTGGACGTAGACGGCGAGCGAGTGGACGCGCTGACCTACTCGCTCGACGTTCTCGCCATCGAGGGCGACGGCACCTCGCTCGCCACTCTTCGGGAGGCGGGCGTCGAACGGGCCGACATGATAATCGCTAGCACGAACGACGACGAGACGAATCTGGTCGCCTGCGGGACGGCCAAGACCGTCGACGACCCGTTCACCATCGCGCGGGTCAAGAACGTCGACTACCTCGAAACGTGGCAGCACGCCGAGAACCGGCAGGCGTTCGGCGTCGACTTCATGGTCTGTACGAACCTGCTGACCGCCGAGGACATCGTTCGCGTCATCGGCCTCCCCGCGGCCCGCGACGTGGACCCGTTCGCGGGCGGTCGGGTCCAGATGGCGGAGTTCGAGGTCGGCACGGAGAGTCCGCTCGCCGACCAGACGGTCCGAGAGGCCGACCGGTTCGACTCGCTGACGTTCGCCGCTCTCATCCGGAACGGCGACGTGGAGATTCCGGGCGGCGAGACGGTCATCAGGGCCGACGACAAGGTCGTCGTCATCGGGAGTCCGGGGAGCGTGCAGGCGTTCGCCCGCGAAATCGCGCCCGGCGAGACGCCCTCCCGGAACGAGGACTTGGTCATCATCGGCGGGAGCGAAATCGGCTACCACACCGCCAGACTCCTCGAAGAGCGGGGTCTCCACCCGCGACTCGTCGAGCAGGACCCCGAGCGCGCTCGGACCCTCGCCGAGGAGTTGCCCGACACGGTCGTCATGGAGAACGACCCGACCGACGCCGAGTTCCTCGCGCGCGAACACGTCGACGAGGCCGACGCCGTCGTCGCGGCCCTCGACAGCGACGAGCGGAACCTGCTGGTCTCGGTGCTGGCCAAGCAACTCGGCGCGCGCCGGACCGTCGCGGTGGTCGAGAGCGGCGAGTACGTGGACGTCTTCGAGACGGTCGGCGTGGACGTGGGCGTCAACCCCCGGGAGGTCACCGCCGAGGAGATAACCCGGTTCACGCGCGAACTCCACACCGAGAACGTCGCGCTCATCGAGAACGACAGGGCGGAGGTCCTCGAAGTCGAGGTGGACGCCGACTCGATTCTGGTCGGCCGACCCATCAGCGAGGCGGTCGCCGACCTGCCCGAGGAGTTCGTCGTCGGGGCCATCACCCGCGACGAGGAGTTCGTCGTTCCGCGGGGCGACACCGTCATCGAACCGGGCGACCACGTCGTGGCGTTCGTCGGCCGAGACGCGCTCGAAGTAGTCTCCGAACGGCTATGA
- a CDS encoding NAD(P)/FAD-dependent oxidoreductase yields MSESYVIIGDGIAGSSAAETIREEDPEADVSVITDEGEALYNRILIKEFAKGKLPEAPISIHEEDWYAERDIDLELNTFVTSVDPDAHEVHTHDSGTFEYDKLLVATGGTPTQLPVDNSDAEGIHHFWTFQDARKIQEHADEADTGVVVGAGLLGIDLAAVCAAQEVDAKYIMRGNRWWRYGLSLDGAEIIHDALEEKGVEPVLESGVEGFETDDDGHVVSTIDANGEEYDSDFVGVAIGLNFNTEYLQGAGIEEDSGIVVDEYMQTSVEDIYAAGDITRYYDTILDEYAQNGSWGSAKEQGQVAAKNMVADGEEEAFRWVSSYSITHFDFPFLSFGFPTLGDDECERKYSDTEWRRLAFKDGKLIGGVLIGDIAPQGRYKDLIRQEAEVADQKEILLEKDFDPEELAIAQEQ; encoded by the coding sequence ATGAGCGAGTCGTACGTGATAATCGGTGACGGGATTGCGGGTAGTTCCGCTGCGGAGACCATCCGCGAGGAGGACCCGGAAGCCGACGTATCCGTCATCACAGACGAAGGTGAGGCGCTGTACAACCGCATCCTCATCAAAGAATTCGCCAAAGGAAAACTCCCCGAAGCGCCCATCTCCATCCACGAAGAGGACTGGTACGCCGAGCGGGACATCGACCTCGAACTCAACACGTTCGTGACGAGCGTGGACCCCGACGCTCACGAGGTCCACACCCACGACAGCGGCACGTTCGAGTACGACAAACTGCTGGTCGCGACGGGCGGGACGCCGACTCAGCTTCCGGTGGACAACAGCGACGCCGAGGGCATCCACCACTTCTGGACGTTCCAGGACGCCCGGAAGATTCAGGAACACGCCGACGAGGCCGACACCGGCGTCGTCGTCGGCGCGGGCCTGCTGGGCATCGACCTCGCGGCGGTCTGTGCCGCCCAAGAGGTCGACGCCAAGTACATCATGCGGGGCAACCGCTGGTGGCGCTACGGCCTGAGTCTCGACGGCGCGGAGATCATCCACGACGCCCTTGAAGAGAAGGGCGTCGAACCGGTCCTCGAAAGCGGCGTCGAGGGCTTCGAGACCGACGACGACGGTCACGTCGTCTCGACCATCGACGCCAACGGCGAGGAGTACGACAGCGACTTCGTGGGCGTCGCCATCGGCCTCAACTTCAACACCGAGTACCTCCAGGGCGCGGGCATCGAGGAGGACAGCGGCATCGTCGTGGACGAGTACATGCAGACCAGCGTCGAGGACATCTACGCGGCCGGTGACATCACCCGGTACTACGACACCATCCTCGACGAGTACGCCCAGAACGGGTCGTGGGGCAGCGCGAAAGAGCAGGGCCAAGTCGCCGCGAAGAACATGGTCGCAGACGGCGAGGAGGAGGCGTTCCGCTGGGTGTCGTCGTACTCCATCACCCACTTCGACTTCCCGTTCCTCAGCTTCGGCTTCCCGACGCTGGGCGACGACGAGTGCGAGCGCAAGTACAGCGACACCGAGTGGCGGCGACTCGCCTTCAAAGACGGCAAACTCATCGGCGGCGTCCTCATCGGCGACATCGCTCCGCAGGGCCGCTACAAGGACCTCATCCGGCAGGAGGCCGAAGTCGCCGACCAGAAGGAGATTCTGCTGGAGAAGGACTTCGACCCCGAAGAGCTGGCGATTGCGCAGGAACAGTAA
- a CDS encoding helix-turn-helix domain-containing protein — MSLVAEFSVPADDFALADALAAVPEIRIEVERLATHSREWVMPFVWASGGDLDAFESALADDETVADVATLDRLDGGALFMIEWADPVQSLVDSMVDRHAIVQEAVADREWFLKLRFSDEQHLSSFRDHFESNFELHRKYRPEEPRQGEFGLTPHQRETLVVASELGYFSVPRGATAEDIADELDISANSVSQRLRRAHDALVRNTLLIDGRDRSR; from the coding sequence ATGAGTCTCGTCGCGGAGTTCTCGGTTCCGGCCGACGATTTCGCACTCGCAGACGCGCTCGCGGCGGTTCCGGAGATTCGAATCGAAGTCGAACGCCTCGCGACCCACAGCAGGGAGTGGGTGATGCCGTTCGTGTGGGCGTCGGGCGGCGACCTCGACGCGTTCGAGTCGGCGCTGGCCGACGACGAGACGGTCGCCGACGTGGCGACGCTCGACCGACTCGACGGGGGCGCGTTGTTCATGATAGAGTGGGCCGACCCCGTCCAGTCGCTGGTGGACTCGATGGTGGACCGCCACGCCATCGTTCAAGAGGCGGTCGCGGACCGCGAGTGGTTCCTCAAACTCCGGTTCTCCGACGAGCAACACCTCTCGTCGTTCCGCGACCACTTCGAGTCGAACTTCGAACTCCACCGGAAGTACCGGCCCGAGGAACCCAGACAGGGCGAGTTCGGCCTGACGCCCCACCAGCGCGAGACGCTGGTGGTGGCCTCGGAACTGGGGTACTTCTCCGTCCCGCGCGGGGCGACGGCCGAGGACATCGCCGACGAACTCGACATCTCGGCGAACTCGGTCTCCCAGCGACTCCGGCGCGCGCACGACGCGCTGGTCCGAAACACGCTGTTAATCGACGGCCGCGACCGGTCCCGCTAA
- a CDS encoding DUF7120 family protein: protein MPQLEISLSDDVDMQIDQLVTQEEFVDRQEALEEILSLGIKEYQTTMESDTRDEMEFADEMMETTERSLGDEDEGYRF from the coding sequence ATGCCCCAACTCGAAATCTCCCTGTCGGACGACGTGGACATGCAGATCGACCAGTTGGTCACTCAGGAGGAGTTCGTGGACCGCCAAGAGGCCCTCGAAGAGATTCTCTCGCTCGGTATCAAGGAGTACCAGACCACGATGGAGAGCGACACCCGCGACGAGATGGAGTTCGCCGACGAGATGATGGAGACCACCGAGCGCTCGCTCGGCGACGAGGACGAAGGCTACCGCTTCTGA
- a CDS encoding NAD(P)/FAD-dependent oxidoreductase, with product MKGVVGGGIAGLATAYRLQQHGHDVQVFEASDQVGGLAAVYETAGDPIEKFYHHLSATEETIVDLIEELGLEDDLQWPIGKNAYYTDGTVYPMDKPWEILAFPPLSVYDKFRLGMLTLDVDVRGGIPKFDTYESLEKFDDQSVEEFAVDHTTRNVYENFFDPLLDGKFGDRKHDVSAAWLLGRIKFRGERDILKGEPLGYLEGGFGRLLDALVEAVGEENITTNARVTDLDLDDGEVSEMTVAVEDPGTAAAEGKAAEADGGVETAATGTATETHEVDDVVVAAMPNVLEDLCGYECDIDFQGAVCALVTMDEQLTDTYWLNIGDEAPFGALVEHTNYMPPENYGGDHLLYVASYIQDYEEDLWQMDEDEVRDLWLGHVEEMFPEWDRSHVTEFRLAKNPRAAPIYERGYLDMVIPYDLSEEVADGLYYAGMASRAQYPERSLNGGIVAGYECADRIAGRKRVVSPE from the coding sequence ATGAAAGGTGTCGTCGGAGGGGGAATCGCGGGGCTCGCGACCGCCTACCGCCTCCAGCAGCACGGCCACGACGTGCAGGTATTCGAAGCCAGCGATCAGGTCGGCGGTCTCGCGGCGGTCTACGAGACCGCGGGCGACCCCATCGAGAAGTTCTACCACCACCTCTCGGCGACCGAGGAGACCATCGTGGACCTCATCGAGGAGTTGGGGTTGGAAGACGACCTGCAGTGGCCCATCGGGAAGAACGCCTACTACACCGACGGGACGGTGTATCCCATGGACAAGCCGTGGGAGATTCTGGCGTTCCCACCCCTGAGCGTCTACGACAAGTTCCGACTCGGGATGCTCACGCTCGACGTGGACGTGCGCGGCGGCATCCCGAAGTTCGACACGTACGAGAGCCTCGAGAAGTTCGACGACCAGTCGGTCGAGGAGTTCGCCGTCGACCACACGACTCGGAACGTCTACGAGAACTTCTTCGACCCGCTGCTCGATGGGAAGTTCGGCGACCGCAAGCACGACGTGAGCGCGGCGTGGCTGCTCGGCCGCATCAAGTTCCGCGGCGAGCGCGACATTCTGAAGGGCGAACCGCTCGGGTACCTCGAAGGCGGGTTCGGCCGCCTGCTCGACGCGCTGGTCGAAGCGGTCGGCGAGGAGAACATCACGACGAACGCCCGCGTGACCGACCTCGACCTCGACGACGGCGAGGTCAGCGAGATGACCGTCGCCGTCGAAGACCCCGGAACCGCCGCTGCGGAGGGCAAAGCCGCCGAAGCCGACGGCGGCGTCGAGACGGCCGCGACCGGCACCGCTACCGAGACGCACGAAGTGGACGACGTGGTGGTCGCGGCGATGCCGAACGTCCTCGAAGACCTCTGCGGCTACGAATGCGATATCGACTTCCAAGGCGCGGTCTGCGCGCTCGTGACGATGGACGAGCAACTGACCGACACCTACTGGCTCAACATCGGCGACGAAGCGCCGTTCGGCGCACTCGTAGAACACACCAACTACATGCCGCCCGAGAACTACGGCGGCGACCACCTGCTGTACGTCGCCAGCTACATTCAGGACTACGAGGAGGACCTCTGGCAGATGGACGAAGACGAGGTTCGGGACCTCTGGCTCGGCCACGTCGAGGAGATGTTCCCCGAGTGGGACCGCTCGCACGTGACGGAGTTCCGACTCGCGAAGAACCCCCGCGCGGCACCCATCTACGAGCGGGGCTACCTCGACATGGTGATTCCCTACGACCTCTCCGAAGAGGTCGCGGACGGACTCTACTACGCCGGGATGGCGAGTCGCGCCCAGTACCCCGAGCGAAGTCTGAACGGCGGCATCGTCGCGGGCTACGAGTGCGCGGACCGAATCGCGGGCCGAAAGCGGGTCGTCAGTCCGGAGTAG